Proteins co-encoded in one Medicago truncatula cultivar Jemalong A17 chromosome 8, MtrunA17r5.0-ANR, whole genome shotgun sequence genomic window:
- the LOC112417282 gene encoding universal stress protein PHOS32, whose protein sequence is MQNPNNPAYESDPQLPQIRIHHPSSPRHQSAATPTPTAGARRKIGVAVDLSDESAYAVRWAVQHYIRPGDAVILLHVSPTNVLFGADWGSIDLSINTDPNSEEEAINIATNNTEISSTPKRKLEEDYDAFTATKSADLAKPLKEAQIPYKIHIVKDHDMKERLCLEVERLGLSAVIMGSRGFGAVRRGSDGKLGSVSDYCVHHCVCPVVVVRYPDDKDAAEAVVAVKEGDEGEAVIKPVGSVAHEHKKED, encoded by the exons atgcaGAACCCCAATAACCCCGCATACGAATCCGACCCACAACTCCCCCAAATCAGAATCCACCACCCTTCCTCCCCTCGCCACCAGTCCGCCGCAACACCAACTCCCACTGCCGGCGCCCGTCGTAAAATCGGCGTCGCCGTTGACCTCTCCGACGAGAGCGCGTACGCTGTACGCTGGGCCGTACAACACTACATCCGACCCGGTGATGCTGTCATCCTCCTCCACGTCAGCCCTACCAACGTCCTCTTCGGCGCTGATTGGGGTTCCATCGATCTCTCCATCAACACCGATCCAAATTCAGAAGAAGAAGCCATAAACATTGCCACCAATAACACTGAGATCTCTTCCACGCCGAAACGGAAGCTAGAAGAAGACTACGACGCTTTCACCGCGACGAAGTCTGCTGATCTCGCTAAACCGCTCAAAGAAGCTCAGATTCCGTATAAGATCCATATTGTGAAGGATCATGATATGAAGGAACGGTTATGTCTGGAAGTTGAGCGTCTTGGTCTTAGTGCTGTGATTATGGGAAGCCGTGGATTTGGCGCGGTGCGTCGAGGGAGTGATGGGAAGCTTGGGAGTGTTAGTGATTACTGTGTGCATCATTGTGTTTGTCCTGTTGTTGTTGTTCGTTATCCTGATGATAAAGATGCTGCTGAGGCTGTTGTTGCTGTTAAGGAAGGTGATGAGGGTGAAGCTGTTATTAAGCCTGTTGGTTCTGTTGCGCATGAACATAAGAAAG AAGATTAG